CTCTTCAGCCTCTTCAGTTTCCACCGCCCACACAAGCCAAGAACCGCACGCCGGCTCTTCACCGACGAGCAAACCAAGCGGAAACCCCCGAATTTTCAAGGCCCGCACAGCTCACAAGGCTCGCACGAACGGAAGAGGCCCGGCAAGCCAAGTCAAGGAAGAGACTCTGGCAGCCATCTACGAGGCCATGCCGTCGGGCGCCGCGATCACCGCCCGTGAGCTCGCACAACGAACCAGAAAATCCTCCAAGACCGTGCAGCGCGCGCTCAAGACACTCATCGCCGCGGGGCAGGTGCAAGCCATCGGAAAGCCAAAAAGCCGCACAAGGGCATATATAAAGACCGAACGGTAAAGAAGATACAGACCAGAACCAAACAGATACAATCAGACCGACTGAAAACAGTGGTGTCACGCTTCTAACTTGAACTCAGGAAATCACATAAACTGTATTTTGTATGATACACTTCTTACATGAACGTCATCACGACCGACACCTTTGACACATGGCTTGACAAGCTTCCAAACCAACGCGCCAAAGATAAAATCTATTTCTGGATCCAACGTATCCAGTACAACGGTGCAATCACCGGAGACACCAAGAGCGTGAAAGACGGCGTAAACGAATGTCGTTTCCACACAGGTGCAGGCTACCGTGTCTACTATGCCAAACAAGGTTCAGAGATAATTTTGCTCCTAGCCGGCGGCGACAAAAGCACGCAGCGACGTGACATCGAAAAGGCCAAGGCAATGCAAAAGGAATGGAGCCGGAAAACACAACACCGCAAATAGACGTCCATAAGTGAAAACGACCATCGCAAACCGTTACACCCATTTAAAACATATCCACAAGTAACAACCGATTCGGGAAAGACCATGACTAACTTCAAGCAATTCGACATCTCAGACCACCTCAAAACACAAGAGGACATCGACCACTACATCAACGACGCTTTCGAGGAAATCGACAACGTCGAGGACGACAAGGAGGCAACGGGTCTGGTACTCGAGACCCTTCGGACTGCCGCCACGGCCGAACGAAAGATGAGTGCGATCGCACGCCGCGCAGACGTCGGTCGGGAAAGTCTCTACCACTCATTGAACAAGGACGCGAACCCCTCGTTCCGTACCATCCTGAGCGCCATCAGGGAACTCGGCGGAAACCTCAGGATAACACCGCGGAAGGCAGTGGCATAGATTCACTATCCAAGCAAACGATAAAAGTAGCTCACCAACAAATCTTGACTCCCAACCACATCGCAGACGTCGCCCACATCGACATTTATCTTCGTCATCGACTGCAATACGGGCGAGATATCTCGCTGCACGAGCTCATCGAAAAATCGCATGATCCCAAAGGGCCATGGTCCAAGTTCCACGACAAAAACAAGCGCCACGTCGTCATTCCGCAAAAAGATATGAGGGACTATGCCAGCAAGACGCCTATTCTGAAGTCCACGAGCTACGGCATTCCGATGCAGGACGACGCCGAATACACGCCAGAAGGCATACCGATTCTCGAACGTCAGTACGACGATTACGAAAAGGGGCCGGACATCGATCCCATCACGTTGAAACCCATCGTCAACGAGAAATAACAGATCAATAAAATAGCCGGGCCACTTAAAAGTTATCGAGGTTCTGGCGACCGTGCCCTCATAAGCAAAATGTGGATAACCTGTCGAAGACGTTCACAATTCATATCTGCTTATTCACTGCCTGCAAAAGGCCGTGACAGCGCGGTTTTACGCACCGAAGTTATCCACAAATTACATTGATGTTATTCACATTTCGCTGTTTCCAACACGCAAGACTGTGGATAACTTCGGGGCGTAGGAGTACATATAGGATATTGCATCGCGAAGTCGAAAATGCTGTGCCCACAACAAGACGGCACGATGGTGAAGGCGACGATGCCGGAAACGTAAGAAAACGTAAGAAACAATTGAGGAAAGGGC
This genomic stretch from Bifidobacterium sp. ESL0690 harbors:
- a CDS encoding type II toxin-antitoxin system RelE/ParE family toxin codes for the protein MNVITTDTFDTWLDKLPNQRAKDKIYFWIQRIQYNGAITGDTKSVKDGVNECRFHTGAGYRVYYAKQGSEIILLLAGGDKSTQRRDIEKAKAMQKEWSRKTQHRK
- a CDS encoding addiction module antidote protein; the encoded protein is MTNFKQFDISDHLKTQEDIDHYINDAFEEIDNVEDDKEATGLVLETLRTAATAERKMSAIARRADVGRESLYHSLNKDANPSFRTILSAIRELGGNLRITPRKAVA